One region of Polaribacter pectinis genomic DNA includes:
- a CDS encoding glycoside hydrolase family 2 TIM barrel-domain containing protein: protein MILKQTIIIIFLIVTFSAKSQVKDPIKEYQYYIENEQVISENKLDAHASFTPFSTKDDALNNTNTLKQSLDGLWKFSWVKNPKNRPTSFMNPTESVSDWGEIKVPANWEVEGFGVPIYVNHQYEFTDYKAMVADDMELVDRVYPKNPGDVPDNYNPVGSYRRNFTIDDSWDGKELFLHIGAMKSGGFVWLNGEYVGYSQGSKLPAEFNITKMAKKGENTIAIQIFRWTDGSYLECQDFWRISGIERSVFIYAQPKVRIQDFEVVSNLDGAYKNGVLDLSVVLENNSQKKSKGIFSYKLLDESQVEVLSGEKEFSIQKNKKQTISFEGIIKDVKQWSAEHPNLYTLVLDLADKKGKTEEATSIKIGFRTVEIKQGLLLVNGQRITLKGVNAQEADPETGHVMSEEMIMKDITLWKENNINAVRLSHYPRGRKFYELCDAYGIYVVDEANIESHGMYYGKYSLAKNDKWEKAHVDRMVRMVKRDKNHPSVIIWSMGNEAGNGVNFFKGYGAIKANDKSKRPVQYERTYRDYEVNLLDMETNTDIIVPQYPSPATFEYVGKSKTNRPFIPSEYAHAMGNSTGNFQDYWTIIEKYDNLQGGFIWDWVDQSIWKTNEKGERYYAYGGDFGKNMPTDNSFLNNGIVFPDRTPQPALYEVKKAHEFINFKERGISKKYNELKVLVENLYDFTNLNAFNFIAYIKADGNILKTINIEDLSVETHTGKLIRVSLDDIDFKKNTEYFVEISATIKSKWGILPKGYEVAHEQIALDSKYTKETSVVASNSTLKVSSSSQTITVSNDKLHLVFDKNEGRLTSYKYNNNEYLKDGKGPKPNFWRAVTDNDFGNSMQKKNIDWKKASLFSKVTEAKHATLENGTVKLEIVYQLPGIETTFLSVYTINGNGVVEIENTLNETANTSDIPRIGMRMQMPKEYDNMTYFGRGPWENYQDRKAAAFIDLYESKVADQYVPYIRPQENGYKTDVRWMALSNNNNNGLLVVATNTKKGLGISALHMPNEDFDTTSGLDYGGGKVEKTYQIDGIPEVNSSKHTIDVIEQDLVQVNIDLEQRGVGGDDSWYAKPQKEYMRFGNKKYHYGFYLIPFENSTKEDFIELSKKYN from the coding sequence ATGATTTTAAAACAAACAATTATTATAATCTTTCTTATTGTTACTTTTTCAGCTAAAAGTCAAGTTAAAGACCCAATTAAAGAATATCAATATTATATTGAAAACGAACAAGTAATTAGTGAAAACAAATTAGATGCGCACGCATCATTTACTCCTTTTTCAACTAAAGATGATGCTCTTAACAACACAAATACACTGAAACAATCTTTAGATGGTTTGTGGAAATTTAGCTGGGTGAAAAATCCAAAAAATAGACCAACTTCTTTTATGAACCCAACTGAAAGTGTTTCAGATTGGGGAGAGATTAAAGTACCTGCAAATTGGGAAGTAGAAGGTTTTGGAGTTCCCATTTATGTAAATCATCAATATGAATTTACAGATTATAAAGCAATGGTTGCAGATGATATGGAATTGGTGGATAGAGTATATCCTAAAAATCCAGGAGATGTTCCAGATAATTACAATCCTGTAGGTTCTTACAGGCGTAATTTTACTATTGATGATTCTTGGGATGGAAAAGAATTATTTCTTCATATTGGGGCAATGAAATCTGGAGGTTTTGTTTGGTTAAATGGCGAATATGTAGGCTATTCTCAAGGTAGTAAATTACCTGCGGAATTCAATATTACTAAAATGGCCAAAAAAGGCGAAAATACAATCGCTATTCAAATTTTTAGATGGACAGATGGTTCATATTTAGAATGTCAAGATTTTTGGAGAATTAGTGGAATTGAACGCAGCGTATTTATTTATGCTCAGCCAAAAGTTCGTATTCAAGATTTTGAGGTTGTTTCCAATTTAGATGGCGCTTATAAAAATGGAGTTTTAGATCTTTCTGTAGTTTTAGAAAATAATTCTCAAAAAAAATCAAAAGGTATTTTTTCTTATAAACTTTTAGATGAAAGTCAAGTTGAGGTTTTATCAGGAGAAAAAGAATTTTCTATTCAAAAAAATAAAAAACAAACCATTTCTTTTGAAGGAATTATAAAAGATGTAAAACAATGGAGTGCAGAACACCCTAATTTATATACGTTAGTTTTAGATTTAGCTGATAAAAAAGGTAAAACAGAAGAAGCCACTTCAATTAAAATAGGGTTTAGGACTGTTGAAATAAAACAAGGTTTGCTTTTAGTAAATGGGCAAAGAATAACCTTAAAAGGTGTGAATGCGCAAGAAGCAGATCCAGAAACTGGTCATGTAATGTCTGAAGAGATGATAATGAAAGACATTACTTTATGGAAAGAAAACAACATAAATGCCGTTAGATTAAGCCATTATCCAAGAGGAAGAAAGTTTTATGAATTGTGTGATGCCTATGGTATTTATGTAGTTGATGAAGCTAATATAGAATCTCACGGAATGTATTATGGCAAATATTCTTTAGCCAAGAATGATAAATGGGAAAAAGCTCATGTAGACAGAATGGTTCGTATGGTAAAACGTGATAAAAATCATCCTTCTGTTATTATTTGGTCAATGGGAAATGAGGCTGGAAATGGCGTAAATTTCTTTAAAGGTTATGGTGCTATTAAAGCCAATGATAAATCGAAACGCCCAGTGCAATATGAGCGAACTTACAGAGATTATGAAGTAAATTTGCTGGATATGGAAACAAATACAGATATTATAGTCCCCCAATATCCATCTCCAGCAACTTTCGAATACGTAGGTAAATCTAAAACAAACAGACCATTTATACCAAGTGAATATGCCCATGCAATGGGAAATAGCACAGGTAATTTTCAGGATTATTGGACTATTATTGAAAAATATGACAATCTTCAAGGTGGTTTTATTTGGGATTGGGTAGATCAATCTATTTGGAAAACCAATGAAAAAGGAGAACGTTATTATGCGTATGGAGGTGATTTTGGTAAAAATATGCCAACTGATAATTCCTTCTTAAATAACGGAATTGTGTTTCCGGACAGAACACCACAACCTGCTTTGTATGAAGTTAAAAAGGCACATGAATTTATCAATTTTAAAGAAAGAGGCATCAGTAAAAAATATAATGAATTAAAAGTTTTAGTTGAGAATTTGTATGATTTTACAAACTTAAATGCATTCAATTTTATAGCATACATTAAAGCTGATGGAAATATTCTTAAAACAATTAATATTGAAGATTTAAGTGTAGAAACACATACAGGAAAATTGATAAGAGTTTCTTTAGATGATATTGATTTTAAAAAAAACACAGAATATTTCGTAGAAATTTCTGCAACTATAAAATCCAAATGGGGAATTTTGCCAAAAGGATATGAAGTAGCTCATGAGCAAATAGCATTAGATTCAAAATATACAAAGGAAACTTCAGTAGTAGCATCAAATAGTACATTAAAAGTGTCAAGTTCTAGTCAAACTATTACTGTTTCTAATGATAAATTGCATTTAGTTTTTGATAAAAATGAAGGAAGATTAACTTCATACAAATACAACAATAACGAGTATTTAAAAGACGGAAAAGGACCAAAGCCAAATTTTTGGCGCGCTGTAACCGACAATGATTTTGGAAACAGTATGCAAAAAAAGAATATCGATTGGAAAAAAGCATCTTTATTTTCTAAAGTAACAGAAGCTAAACATGCTACTTTAGAAAACGGAACCGTAAAATTAGAAATTGTTTATCAATTACCAGGAATAGAAACCACTTTTTTATCAGTTTATACAATTAACGGAAATGGAGTAGTTGAAATTGAAAATACATTAAACGAGACAGCAAATACAAGTGATATTCCAAGAATTGGTATGCGTATGCAAATGCCAAAAGAATATGATAATATGACGTATTTTGGTAGAGGTCCATGGGAAAATTATCAAGACAGAAAAGCCGCAGCTTTTATAGACTTATATGAATCAAAAGTAGCAGATCAATACGTTCCATATATTAGACCTCAAGAAAATGGTTATAAAACTGATGTGCGTTGGATGGCATTATCAAACAATAACAACAACGGATTGTTAGTAGTTGCTACAAATACAAAAAAAGGTCTTGGAATTAGTGCTTTGCACATGCCAAATGAAGATTTTGATACTACTTCTGGTTTAGATTATGGTGGTGGAAAAGTGGAGAAAACATATCAAATTGATGGAATTCCTGAAGTAAATTCGAGTAAGCATACCATAGATGTTATAGAACAAGATTTAGTTCAAGTAAATATCGATTTAGAACAACGTGGAGTTGGTGGAGATGATAGTTGGTATGCAAAACCTCAAAAAGAGTACATGCGTTTTGGAAACAAAAAGTATCATTATGGCTTTTATTTAATTCCGTTTGAAAACAGTACAAAAGAAGACTTTATAGAATTGAGTAAAAAATATAATTAA
- a CDS encoding endonuclease/exonuclease/phosphatase family protein: MKKITFILFISILTVGFSCQSNKAQTILEEEEEELIIPEDKFDGTLKVLSLNTWHEGTSVTGGFKAIAEVIIQSKADIVILVEIRNYDNVVFSNKIKEELENRNESFFTFNSGKSAIILSKFPITSNPNLNSSSLSKSIIKLNDTTSVAVYGAHLDYTHYACYLPRGYDGITWEKLPEPILDVAEILAQNKASERDEAIDLFVNDAATEKSKGNIVLLGGDFNEPSHLDWTSATKDMFDHNGTVVPWHNSVTLKNENYLDAYRVKYPNPVTHPGHTWAAYNTRVPISKLVWTPDADDRDRIDFIYYNDDARLTLEDIVIVGPSGSVVRGQGVEETSSDKFILSQGVWPSDHKGVLATFKIE; encoded by the coding sequence ATGAAAAAAATAACTTTTATCCTATTTATTAGCATATTAACCGTTGGTTTTAGTTGCCAGTCTAATAAAGCTCAAACCATATTAGAAGAGGAAGAAGAAGAACTAATAATTCCAGAAGATAAATTTGATGGAACATTAAAAGTTTTATCTCTAAATACTTGGCACGAAGGAACCTCTGTAACTGGTGGATTCAAAGCTATTGCTGAAGTAATTATACAATCGAAAGCAGATATTGTTATTCTTGTTGAAATACGTAATTATGATAATGTAGTATTTAGTAATAAAATTAAAGAAGAATTAGAAAATAGAAATGAATCTTTTTTTACTTTTAATTCAGGAAAATCAGCAATAATACTTTCTAAATTTCCAATAACATCAAACCCTAACTTAAATTCTTCTTCACTATCTAAATCAATTATTAAATTAAACGATACTACTTCTGTTGCAGTATATGGTGCGCATTTAGATTATACACACTATGCCTGTTATTTACCAAGAGGTTATGATGGTATTACGTGGGAAAAGTTGCCAGAACCAATTCTTGATGTTGCAGAAATATTAGCACAAAATAAAGCTTCAGAAAGAGATGAAGCTATAGATCTTTTTGTAAATGATGCAGCTACAGAAAAAAGTAAAGGAAATATTGTTCTTTTAGGTGGAGATTTTAACGAACCATCTCATTTAGATTGGACTTCAGCTACAAAAGATATGTTTGACCATAATGGAACTGTAGTACCTTGGCATAATAGTGTAACTCTTAAAAATGAAAACTATTTAGATGCATATAGGGTAAAATATCCAAACCCAGTTACACATCCAGGACATACTTGGGCTGCATATAACACTCGTGTTCCAATTTCTAAATTAGTATGGACTCCAGATGCAGATGATAGAGATCGTATAGATTTTATTTATTATAATGATGACGCTCGTTTAACTTTAGAAGACATAGTTATTGTAGGTCCTTCTGGAAGCGTAGTTAGAGGACAAGGTGTAGAAGAAACTTCTTCAGATAAATTTATATTATCTCAAGGTGTATGGCCTTCAGACCATAAAGGTGTTTTAGCAACTTTTAAAATAGAATAA
- a CDS encoding Gfo/Idh/MocA family protein, with the protein MTSRRNFIKKSALTGLGMSVLPNITYGSNLKSPQQKLKLAFIGVGLRGSQHLKNALLRKDLEITAICDIDPERIRIALNNIDKAGFSKPQVFGSSDYDYRNLLDLKNVDAVIISTPWLWHTKMAVDTMKAGKYTGLEVSAANTLEECWDLVNTHEATGTNLMLLENVNYRRDVLAVLNMVKQNVFGELVHFRCGYQHDLRFVKLNDGKSAYGRGVEFGEKGISESKWRTQHSLLRNADVYPTHGIGPIAAMSNINRGNRFTSLTANASKGIGLHNYIVKNGGESHPNAKLKFKQGDVITSTIETANGETIIVTHDCNLPRPYSLGFRVQGANGLWEVDGNRMYIEGKSSPHKWDEADEWLKKYDHPLWKKYGEAATGAGHGGMDFFVLNAFVESAKENIAPPIDAYDAAAWSAITPLSELSIENNGAPQDFPDFTRGNWVKNKPYNWMKDTF; encoded by the coding sequence ATGACTTCTAGAAGAAATTTCATAAAAAAATCTGCATTAACAGGATTAGGAATGTCTGTACTACCAAATATAACTTACGGTTCTAATTTAAAGTCACCCCAACAAAAACTTAAACTTGCTTTTATAGGTGTAGGTTTAAGAGGATCACAACATTTAAAAAATGCGCTGTTAAGAAAAGATCTTGAAATAACTGCCATTTGTGATATAGACCCAGAACGAATTAGAATTGCTCTTAATAATATTGATAAAGCAGGTTTTTCTAAACCACAAGTATTTGGAAGTTCAGATTACGATTATAGAAACCTTTTAGATTTAAAAAATGTAGATGCGGTAATTATTTCTACTCCTTGGTTATGGCATACAAAAATGGCTGTAGATACAATGAAAGCTGGTAAATATACTGGTTTAGAAGTTTCAGCAGCTAACACTTTAGAAGAATGTTGGGATTTAGTAAATACACATGAAGCAACAGGAACTAATTTAATGTTATTAGAAAATGTAAATTATAGAAGAGATGTATTAGCGGTACTAAATATGGTAAAGCAAAACGTTTTTGGAGAATTAGTACATTTTAGATGTGGTTACCAACATGACTTACGTTTTGTAAAATTAAATGATGGTAAAAGTGCTTATGGTAGAGGAGTAGAGTTTGGCGAAAAAGGAATTTCTGAATCTAAATGGCGTACACAGCATTCTTTGTTAAGAAATGCAGACGTTTATCCTACTCACGGTATTGGTCCAATTGCAGCAATGTCTAACATTAATAGAGGAAATAGATTTACCTCTTTAACTGCTAATGCTAGTAAAGGAATTGGTCTACATAATTATATTGTAAAAAACGGAGGAGAATCTCACCCAAACGCAAAATTAAAGTTTAAACAAGGAGACGTTATTACAAGTACTATAGAAACTGCAAATGGAGAAACAATTATTGTAACACATGATTGTAATTTACCTAGACCATACTCTTTAGGTTTTAGAGTGCAAGGAGCAAATGGTTTGTGGGAAGTTGACGGAAATAGAATGTATATAGAAGGTAAATCTAGTCCTCACAAATGGGATGAAGCAGATGAGTGGTTAAAAAAATATGATCATCCATTATGGAAAAAATATGGAGAAGCTGCAACTGGAGCTGGTCATGGTGGAATGGACTTTTTTGTGTTGAATGCCTTTGTAGAATCTGCAAAAGAAAATATAGCGCCACCAATTGATGCATATGATGCCGCAGCTTGGAGTGCAATTACGCCACTTTCAGAATTATCTATAGAAAATAATGGAGCACCTCAAGATTTTCCAGATTTTACAAGAGGTAACTGGGTTAAGAACAAACCTTATAATTGGATGAAAGACACGTTTTAA
- a CDS encoding SusD/RagB family nutrient-binding outer membrane lipoprotein, translated as MKNNNFIFSFLIILVFNACTGNFDELGKNPNSPEEVTPGLLFTSASLNIASPSYGKTLFNHPMLVKQVVWTETIESYQYNFFDRAGFGTYSSIRNVVKMMEEAERTNEDVYIGLGHFLKAWHFYSLTMTFGDVPYSEASLGETDGLFDPIYDTQEDVFIGVLDNLEKANTILANTNGVINGDVVYNGDVLSWRKAVNSFSLKVLISLSKKAGNSTINIAQKFAKIINDPSTYPIFTSNDDNLQLDFSDVGGERYPFWNTTHAQYPHMDEFITELLKRNEDRRLFFFAAPTQQALSGGLQTDDFDAYVGADGTSDFNDIVAQEASKNLSRIHSRYYENFDAEPYVTASYWELQFNIAEAAQRGWITNNAADYYNEGIRANIQFYRNNAISYDNVSVNDSYINDYISSANVLYNPSNGIEQILTQKYIASFINSEYTVYYDYRRTGFPDLPINPSTSLNVGSENKIPTRWRYPQSELNYNTVNVEEAIKRQYSEDNVNSLMWILK; from the coding sequence ATGAAAAATAATAATTTTATCTTCTCTTTTTTAATAATACTAGTTTTTAACGCATGTACTGGTAATTTTGATGAATTAGGGAAAAACCCAAATAGTCCTGAGGAAGTTACTCCAGGGTTATTATTTACAAGTGCGTCATTAAATATAGCAAGTCCATCTTATGGTAAAACACTTTTTAATCATCCAATGTTGGTTAAGCAAGTAGTTTGGACAGAAACCATAGAATCTTATCAATATAATTTTTTCGATAGAGCTGGTTTTGGAACCTATTCAAGTATTCGAAATGTTGTTAAAATGATGGAAGAAGCAGAAAGAACTAATGAAGATGTTTACATTGGATTAGGACATTTTCTTAAAGCTTGGCACTTTTATAGTTTAACAATGACTTTTGGAGATGTTCCTTATAGTGAAGCTTCTTTAGGTGAAACAGACGGTTTATTCGATCCAATTTATGACACTCAAGAAGATGTTTTTATAGGAGTTTTAGATAATTTAGAAAAAGCAAATACAATATTAGCAAACACCAATGGTGTAATAAATGGTGATGTTGTTTATAATGGTGATGTTTTATCATGGAGAAAAGCAGTAAATTCTTTTTCTTTAAAAGTATTAATTAGTTTAAGTAAAAAAGCAGGTAATAGTACTATAAATATTGCTCAAAAATTTGCTAAAATTATTAACGACCCTAGTACTTACCCAATATTTACCTCTAATGATGATAATTTGCAATTAGATTTTTCTGATGTTGGAGGAGAGCGTTACCCATTTTGGAATACAACTCACGCTCAATATCCACATATGGATGAGTTTATTACGGAACTTCTTAAGCGTAATGAAGATAGACGTCTTTTCTTTTTTGCAGCACCAACACAACAAGCTTTAAGCGGAGGATTACAAACAGATGATTTTGATGCTTATGTTGGAGCAGATGGTACAAGCGATTTTAATGACATCGTTGCACAAGAAGCAAGTAAAAACCTTTCTAGAATTCATAGTAGATATTATGAAAACTTTGATGCAGAACCTTATGTAACAGCTAGTTATTGGGAATTACAATTTAACATTGCAGAAGCAGCACAAAGAGGTTGGATTACTAACAATGCAGCAGATTATTATAATGAAGGAATTAGAGCAAATATTCAATTCTATCGCAACAATGCAATTAGTTATGATAATGTGTCTGTAAATGATTCTTATATAAATGATTATATTAGTAGCGCTAATGTATTGTATAATCCTTCAAATGGTATAGAACAGATTTTAACTCAAAAATATATCGCTTCTTTTATCAATTCAGAATATACAGTTTATTATGACTATAGACGTACTGGGTTCCCAGATTTACCAATTAACCCATCTACATCTTTAAATGTAGGTAGTGAGAATAAAATTCCAACACGTTGGAGATACCCACAAAGTGAATTAAACTACAATACTGTAAACGTAGAGGAAGCTATTAAAAGACAATATAGCGAAGACAATGTAAACAGTTTAATGTGGATATTAAAATAA
- a CDS encoding SusC/RagA family TonB-linked outer membrane protein, with translation MKRLNFLIPMNKATMRCIVSVTKTIKSSIILLLLLSLNQSLFAQGKTVKGSVVDFQTKDPLPNATVLVKGTSKGTSTDFDGMFSITVDSDDAVLVVSYLGYKVKEVSVKGKTNLSIGLETDSNTLDEIVVTALGIKKAEKALGYSVQKVEGDVLSVAPEANVLSNLTGKVAGLTVYNSSEFYTTPSISLRGESPLVVIDGVPISTNFYNISPNDIEEMNVLKGATASALYGSRGAGGAIMITTKKGKVGKTTVNFNTSSTFNAGYIAIPKPQTVYGSGDNGRYSYVDGAGGGTNDAGTYIWGPRLDVRDPSTASGFKEISQWDSPVDPVTGNRIPTPWISRGKDNLQNFLGAGFITSNNISVSSSNDKGAYRVSATHVYQQGQVPNTQLNNITFDISGSTKIGGLDVESSLTYNKQFTPNLPQSGYGGDNYVYNLLVWSGVDFDVRDFKDYWEVEGLEQRYYQKTPFYNNPYFLANENESGYYEDGVYGYLTMNYDITDDLSVISRTGINANFVRGSENTPISQSQGLGNYSEYSTYDFTVNSDLLLIYDKELSEDFDLNALGGATLNFNEYRSLSAATDGLNLPDFYSLSNSTNPVSASNYQSQKQINSIYGKLSLNYKNSVFLDVTGRNDWSSTLPKETRSYFYPSAALSTVVSEFIKLPEFISFAKLRGSWTISKEDLSLYSLNPVYSVNADVWGGQSTASYPGSIRGDNVSPEETRTYEFGADLRFFKSRLKLDVSYFNSLSYNIISNAPVSSASGFSSKTTNTDERFEKRGVEVSLDFAAIKKEDFQWNTLVNWSTYNTYWDRLDPEFTSNNPWIYEGARTDNYLIYDWVRDPEGNIVHSNGFPVLDTNLSVQGYTRPDYVWAFINNFKYKDFSLSLSFDGRVGGTFHSRTNQSLWNSGAHPDSVNQFREAATNGINNYVAPGVVVTSGELIRDEKGETVSDTRVFEANTQQVSYITYQKRYNPSVYDVSARQNLFKQTFGKLREVSIGYSIPKDVCKSIGLNTMNVNLVGRNLFLFNTARYGYR, from the coding sequence ATGAAAAGATTAAATTTTTTGATTCCAATGAACAAAGCTACAATGAGATGCATTGTAAGTGTTACAAAGACAATTAAAAGTAGTATTATTTTATTGCTTTTACTTAGTTTAAACCAAAGTTTATTTGCTCAAGGAAAAACCGTAAAAGGGTCTGTTGTAGATTTTCAGACTAAAGATCCACTTCCTAATGCAACTGTATTGGTAAAAGGGACGTCAAAAGGTACTTCTACTGATTTTGATGGGATGTTCTCAATAACTGTAGATTCTGATGATGCTGTATTAGTAGTGTCTTATTTAGGTTATAAAGTTAAAGAAGTATCAGTTAAAGGAAAAACAAACTTGTCAATTGGACTTGAAACTGATTCTAACACACTTGATGAAATTGTAGTAACTGCTCTTGGTATAAAGAAAGCGGAGAAAGCATTAGGTTATTCAGTCCAAAAAGTAGAAGGAGATGTACTTAGTGTTGCCCCAGAAGCAAATGTATTAAGTAATTTAACAGGTAAAGTTGCAGGTCTTACTGTTTATAATAGTTCTGAATTTTATACAACACCTTCTATTAGTTTAAGAGGAGAAAGCCCGTTAGTTGTAATAGATGGTGTACCAATTTCTACAAATTTTTACAACATTAGTCCAAATGATATAGAAGAAATGAATGTACTTAAAGGTGCAACAGCATCTGCGTTATATGGTTCTAGAGGTGCTGGTGGTGCTATAATGATAACAACTAAAAAAGGAAAAGTTGGAAAAACAACTGTAAATTTTAATACAAGTTCTACATTTAATGCTGGTTATATTGCAATACCAAAACCTCAAACAGTTTATGGTAGTGGAGATAATGGTAGATATAGTTATGTAGATGGTGCTGGAGGTGGTACAAATGATGCAGGGACTTATATTTGGGGGCCAAGATTAGATGTTAGAGACCCTTCAACAGCAAGTGGTTTTAAAGAAATTTCTCAATGGGATAGCCCTGTAGATCCAGTTACAGGTAATAGAATTCCTACTCCTTGGATTTCTCGTGGTAAAGATAATTTACAAAACTTTTTAGGTGCAGGTTTTATAACTTCAAATAATATTAGTGTTTCTAGTAGTAATGATAAAGGTGCTTACAGAGTTTCTGCAACACATGTATATCAACAAGGTCAAGTGCCTAATACTCAATTAAACAATATTACTTTCGATATAAGTGGTAGTACTAAAATTGGTGGGCTTGATGTTGAGTCTTCTTTAACCTATAACAAGCAGTTTACTCCAAATCTTCCACAATCTGGTTATGGAGGTGATAATTATGTATACAACTTATTAGTATGGTCTGGAGTAGATTTTGATGTAAGAGATTTTAAAGATTATTGGGAAGTTGAAGGATTAGAGCAGAGATATTATCAAAAAACACCATTTTATAATAACCCGTATTTTTTAGCTAATGAAAATGAAAGTGGTTATTATGAAGATGGAGTTTATGGTTATTTGACTATGAATTATGATATTACTGACGATTTATCTGTAATAAGTAGAACAGGTATAAATGCTAATTTTGTAAGAGGTTCTGAAAACACACCAATAAGTCAAAGTCAAGGATTAGGTAATTATTCTGAATATTCTACGTATGATTTTACAGTAAATTCAGATTTATTATTAATTTATGATAAAGAATTATCAGAAGATTTCGATTTAAATGCATTAGGTGGAGCAACACTTAACTTTAATGAATATAGATCTCTTTCTGCAGCAACAGATGGTTTGAATTTACCAGATTTTTATTCTTTATCAAACTCAACTAATCCAGTAAGTGCTTCAAATTATCAGAGTCAAAAACAGATAAATAGTATTTATGGTAAATTAAGTTTAAATTATAAGAATAGTGTATTTCTAGATGTAACTGGGCGTAATGATTGGTCTTCTACTTTACCAAAAGAAACAAGATCATATTTCTATCCGTCTGCAGCTTTAAGTACAGTAGTTTCGGAATTTATAAAGTTACCTGAATTTATATCATTTGCTAAATTAAGAGGATCTTGGACAATTTCAAAAGAAGATTTAAGTCTTTATAGTTTAAACCCTGTTTATTCAGTTAATGCAGATGTTTGGGGTGGTCAAAGTACGGCTTCATATCCAGGAAGCATTAGAGGAGATAATGTAAGTCCAGAGGAAACTAGAACTTATGAGTTTGGTGCAGATTTAAGATTCTTTAAAAGTAGATTGAAGTTAGATGTTTCTTACTTTAACAGCTTATCTTATAACATTATAAGCAATGCACCTGTATCTAGTGCATCTGGTTTTTCAAGTAAGACAACTAATACAGATGAAAGATTTGAAAAAAGAGGAGTTGAAGTAAGTTTAGATTTTGCCGCAATAAAAAAAGAAGATTTTCAGTGGAACACATTAGTAAACTGGTCTACTTATAATACTTATTGGGATAGATTAGATCCAGAATTTACATCAAACAATCCTTGGATTTATGAAGGAGCAAGAACAGATAATTATTTAATTTACGATTGGGTTAGAGATCCAGAAGGAAATATAGTTCATAGTAACGGATTTCCTGTATTGGATACTAATTTAAGTGTACAGGGTTACACAAGACCAGACTATGTTTGGGCTTTTATTAACAACTTTAAATATAAAGATTTCTCACTTTCATTATCTTTTGATGGACGTGTTGGAGGTACTTTTCATTCAAGAACAAATCAATCGTTATGGAATTCTGGAGCGCATCCAGATTCTGTAAACCAATTTCGTGAAGCAGCTACAAATGGTATAAACAATTATGTTGCACCAGGAGTTGTAGTTACAAGTGGAGAGTTAATTCGTGATGAAAAAGGAGAAACTGTAAGTGATACAAGAGTATTTGAAGCTAATACGCAGCAGGTTAGTTATATAACGTACCAGAAAAGATATAATCCTTCTGTTTATGACGTTTCAGCTAGACAAAACCTTTTTAAACAAACATTTGGTAAATTAAGAGAGGTTTCAATCGGATATTCAATTCCTAAAGATGTTTGTAAAAGTATAGGGTTGAATACTATGAATGTTAACCTTGTAGGAAGAAATTTATTTCTTTTCAACACTGCCAGATACGGGTACAGATGA
- a CDS encoding TetR family transcriptional regulator — protein sequence MGRKSLKSVRQKEIIEAFYNVSKIESLENTSIAKVAKAMDVNTSLILHYFNSKEDMIFGLINYILERYKSIYVIEENGNVEIKLRNTIDNLFSKDWNNLVDDGVFYSSYALIFQDEKIKKAFKELHDSLRFYLAEVLKEANDQNVINIENPKKTAELIFVLVEGTYYYLSLFDSTDKEYHENLATYKDMALKLLNFKTELATL from the coding sequence ATGGGTAGAAAAAGCTTAAAAAGCGTAAGACAAAAGGAAATTATAGAAGCTTTCTATAATGTTTCAAAAATTGAAAGTTTAGAAAACACATCAATTGCAAAAGTAGCTAAAGCAATGGATGTAAATACAAGCTTAATATTGCATTATTTCAACTCAAAAGAAGATATGATTTTTGGGTTGATAAACTATATTCTAGAAAGGTATAAGTCTATATATGTTATTGAAGAGAATGGAAATGTTGAAATAAAGTTAAGAAATACTATAGACAATTTGTTTTCAAAAGATTGGAACAATTTAGTTGATGATGGTGTGTTCTATAGTTCTTATGCCCTTATTTTTCAAGATGAGAAAATAAAAAAAGCCTTTAAAGAGTTGCACGACTCTTTACGTTTTTATTTAGCAGAAGTTTTAAAAGAGGCTAATGATCAAAACGTTATAAATATAGAAAACCCAAAAAAAACAGCTGAATTAATTTTTGTTCTAGTAGAAGGCACTTATTATTACCTCTCTCTATTTGATTCAACCGACAAGGAATATCATGAAAATTTAGCAACTTATAAAGACATGGCTCTTAAACTATTAAATTTTAAGACAGAACTTGCTACACTTTAA